The following proteins are co-located in the Halarcobacter sp. genome:
- a CDS encoding TonB C-terminal domain-containing protein: protein MQEKGYFYLAGVISASLYLLICLSFLIYINAPKPKKYDSSKTTVLELDLISTKADKKSAAQKTPQKAEKVVKKSTSRSSKQKADFKSLFANVKTTAKKVEEKDVNAVKESLDPSRFKSKFQKQKKTDNNTVSKLLKDVKTTTNLPSNSSTSNGEEDEYFSKIKEILWQRWNPKLLESGLVVKVLVMISSSGQFDYRIMKYSNDQRFDESLKEFLESQINEQFPRPKINSKVDIIVNFKSEG, encoded by the coding sequence ATGCAAGAAAAAGGTTATTTTTATCTAGCAGGTGTAATATCAGCTAGTTTATATTTACTAATCTGTTTATCTTTTTTAATTTATATAAATGCTCCAAAACCTAAAAAATATGATTCAAGCAAAACTACAGTTTTAGAATTAGATTTGATTTCTACAAAAGCAGATAAAAAAAGTGCTGCTCAAAAAACACCTCAAAAAGCTGAAAAGGTAGTTAAAAAATCAACTTCACGTTCATCTAAACAAAAAGCAGATTTTAAATCATTATTTGCAAATGTAAAAACTACTGCAAAAAAAGTTGAAGAAAAAGATGTAAATGCTGTAAAAGAATCTTTAGATCCAAGTAGATTTAAATCAAAGTTTCAAAAACAAAAGAAAACGGATAATAATACGGTTTCTAAACTTTTAAAAGATGTTAAAACAACAACTAATCTTCCATCAAATAGTTCTACTTCAAATGGTGAAGAGGATGAATATTTTTCAAAAATAAAAGAGATATTATGGCAAAGATGGAATCCAAAACTATTAGAATCAGGTCTTGTTGTAAAAGTTCTTGTAATGATTTCAAGTAGTGGACAGTTTGATTATAGAATAATGAAATATTCAAATGACCAACGTTTCGATGAATCATTAAAAGAGTTTTTGGAATCTCAAATTAATGAGCAATTCCCTAGACCAAAAATTAATTCAAAAGTTGATATTATTGTGAACTTTAAATCAGAAGGATAA
- a CDS encoding F0F1 ATP synthase subunit B' yields MLDISPVLLLGSAIIFLLVVARLNSCLFVPLLKHMDDRAESIKKDLKDAQSNSANVDGILEEASHILAEAKKEAAAVREQAYTEAKEVADAKLASAKEELEAKSVNFSKELEEEAKALKESLVAAMPQFNESLKAKISSI; encoded by the coding sequence ATGTTAGACATAAGTCCTGTATTGTTGCTTGGTTCAGCAATCATCTTTCTTCTAGTTGTTGCTAGACTAAACAGTTGTTTATTCGTACCACTATTAAAGCATATGGACGATAGAGCAGAATCTATTAAAAAAGATTTAAAAGATGCTCAATCGAACTCTGCAAATGTAGATGGTATTTTAGAGGAAGCAAGTCATATTCTTGCTGAGGCTAAAAAAGAAGCGGCTGCTGTTAGAGAACAAGCATATACTGAAGCAAAAGAAGTAGCTGATGCAAAACTTGCAAGTGCTAAAGAAGAGCTTGAAGCTAAATCAGTTAATTTTTCTAAAGAATTAGAAGAAGAGGCGAAAGCTTTAAAAGAGTCGTTAGTAGCTGCAATGCCTCAATTTAATGAGAGCCTAAAAGCTAAGATTAGCTCAATTTAA
- a CDS encoding DUF523 and DUF1722 domain-containing protein: MKLGISSCLLGTMCRYDGGHSRDRFIVNELSNYFEFEAYCPEKLVFPTPRPAIRLVRSNGEVTVRTTNENEDVTNTITDISKELVKKIEDNQLCGFILKSKSPTCGMERVKIYPDKKNGQSENVGVGVFANELKNKFPYLPIEEEGRLGDPWLRENFLMQVFAYKSLHIFLDSKPSFNDLVKFHTSYKYMIYSKSHNYYKELGNIVANHEKESIEIVLEKYKKLFLEAIGQKGTIKNTYNVLLHIYGYFKKVISKEEKDEILESIEDFKNGIIPLIAVIKIIKLYTNKFDIEYLKTQIFLNPYPKDLALRSKVEAYK; this comes from the coding sequence ATGAAACTAGGAATATCATCATGCCTATTAGGTACTATGTGTCGATATGATGGCGGTCATTCAAGAGATAGATTTATTGTTAATGAACTTTCAAATTATTTTGAATTTGAAGCATATTGTCCTGAAAAATTAGTTTTTCCAACTCCCAGACCTGCAATAAGACTAGTTAGAAGTAATGGTGAAGTTACTGTAAGAACTACAAATGAGAATGAAGATGTAACTAATACTATTACTGATATTTCAAAAGAATTAGTAAAGAAAATTGAAGATAATCAATTATGTGGATTTATACTTAAATCAAAATCTCCTACATGTGGAATGGAAAGAGTTAAAATATATCCAGATAAAAAAAATGGACAAAGTGAAAATGTTGGTGTAGGTGTATTTGCTAATGAATTAAAAAATAAGTTTCCTTATTTACCTATTGAAGAAGAGGGAAGGTTAGGTGACCCTTGGCTAAGGGAAAACTTTTTAATGCAAGTATTTGCGTATAAATCTTTACATATTTTTTTAGATTCAAAACCCTCTTTTAATGATTTAGTTAAATTTCACACCTCATATAAATACATGATATATTCTAAATCTCATAATTATTATAAAGAGTTAGGTAATATTGTGGCTAATCATGAAAAAGAATCAATTGAAATTGTTTTAGAAAAGTATAAAAAACTTTTTTTAGAAGCAATAGGTCAAAAAGGTACAATAAAAAATACCTATAATGTTTTACTTCATATATATGGATATTTTAAAAAAGTGATATCTAAAGAGGAAAAAGATGAGATTTTAGAATCTATTGAAGATTTTAAAAATGGGATAATTCCTTTAATTGCAGTAATTAAAATTATCAAACTTTATACAAATAAATTTGATATAGAATATTTAAAAACACAAATTTTCTTAAATCCATATCCCAAAGATTTAGCACTTAGATCAAAGGTAGAGGCATATAAATGA
- the tolB gene encoding Tol-Pal system protein TolB, which yields MNRFLFLIIAFTTFLFAADAELDIVKKSTNLPKIEISVAPGAMNKELTNKVKRLIEKDLKISGHFDVIDSNEVVEFNKLPNMLALSNKGTDLFLNISSSVSGFGGYSVDFKLFDINSKQQVLSKTLSTSKEDRYPFLAHRIAIAVNKQLNAPSIDWMDKFVIFSLYKEAKKADIIIADYTLSFQQPVIKGGLNIFPKWADKKKGDFYYTTYDKGIPTLIKTNLYNRKKEVIMKSEGMVVASDISSNGRKLLITASPDYQPDIYLYDTQRKTKTRLTTYKGIDVGAHFVENDSKIVFVSDRLGYPNIFAKKIGNRGVERLVYHGRNNSSATTYKDYVVYTSRERDNEFGSYTFNLFLMSTKSDFLERLTASGSNQFPKFSKDGESIIFLKNMKGRSSIGIIRLNQGKSFLSPLKNGKIQSIDW from the coding sequence ATGAATAGATTTTTATTTTTAATTATAGCTTTTACTACTTTTTTATTTGCTGCCGATGCAGAACTTGATATTGTTAAGAAAAGTACAAATTTACCAAAAATTGAAATTTCAGTTGCACCAGGTGCTATGAATAAAGAGTTAACAAACAAAGTTAAGAGATTAATTGAAAAAGACTTAAAAATTAGTGGACATTTTGATGTTATAGACTCAAATGAAGTTGTAGAGTTTAACAAATTGCCAAATATGTTAGCTTTATCAAATAAAGGAACAGATTTATTTTTAAATATAAGTTCAAGTGTTAGCGGTTTTGGAGGATATTCTGTTGACTTTAAATTATTTGATATTAATTCAAAACAACAAGTTTTATCTAAAACTTTATCAACTTCAAAAGAGGATAGATATCCTTTTTTAGCTCATAGAATTGCAATTGCCGTTAATAAACAATTAAATGCTCCATCAATTGATTGGATGGATAAATTTGTTATATTCTCTTTATATAAAGAAGCTAAAAAAGCTGATATTATTATTGCAGATTATACACTTAGCTTTCAACAACCAGTTATAAAAGGTGGTTTAAATATTTTCCCTAAATGGGCAGATAAGAAAAAAGGCGATTTTTATTACACTACATATGATAAAGGTATCCCTACACTTATAAAAACTAATCTTTATAATAGAAAAAAAGAAGTTATTATGAAAAGTGAGGGTATGGTTGTAGCATCTGATATAAGTAGTAATGGAAGAAAACTTTTAATTACTGCAAGTCCAGATTATCAACCAGACATTTATCTTTATGATACTCAAAGAAAAACAAAAACAAGATTAACAACATATAAAGGTATTGATGTTGGTGCACATTTTGTTGAAAATGATTCAAAAATTGTTTTTGTATCTGATAGATTAGGATATCCTAATATTTTTGCAAAAAAAATAGGTAATAGAGGTGTTGAAAGACTTGTATATCATGGTAGAAATAACTCTTCTGCAACAACATATAAAGATTATGTAGTTTATACAAGTAGAGAAAGAGATAATGAGTTTGGTAGTTATACATTTAATCTTTTCCTTATGTCAACTAAAAGTGATTTCTTAGAAAGATTAACTGCTAGTGGAAGTAATCAATTTCCTAAATTTTCTAAAGATGGAGAATCTATTATATTCTTAAAAAATATGAAAGGTAGAAGTTCTATTGGTATTATTAGATTAAATCAAGGTAAATCATTTCTTTCTCCTCTTAAGAATGGAAAAATTCAATCAATTGATTGGTAA
- a CDS encoding F0F1 ATP synthase subunit B, with protein sequence MKKLLLIGLAALAPVALFANSEGAETDIIQRTVNFIIFAGILWYLLADKIKAYFAGRTASIQAELDKVQDSLKASQDKVEEANKKLEEAKALATEIVDGAKADVDSVKKRVSDAVDAEIANLEKTFDERIKVETSKTKRQIVSEVLDELLSSENVSLTQDELANIVLKKVA encoded by the coding sequence TTGAAAAAATTATTATTGATTGGATTAGCAGCTTTAGCTCCTGTGGCGTTATTTGCTAATAGTGAAGGTGCGGAAACAGATATAATTCAAAGAACCGTTAACTTTATTATCTTTGCTGGAATTTTATGGTATTTACTTGCTGATAAGATTAAAGCATATTTTGCTGGAAGAACTGCTTCTATTCAAGCTGAGCTTGATAAAGTACAAGATTCTTTAAAAGCATCTCAAGATAAAGTTGAAGAAGCTAACAAAAAACTTGAAGAAGCTAAAGCCTTAGCAACAGAGATTGTTGATGGTGCAAAAGCTGATGTAGATTCAGTTAAGAAAAGAGTTTCAGATGCAGTAGATGCTGAAATCGCTAATTTAGAGAAAACTTTTGATGAAAGAATCAAAGTTGAAACATCGAAAACAAAGAGACAAATTGTTTCTGAAGTGCTTGATGAGCTATTAAGTTCAGAAAATGTTTCTTTAACTCAAGATGAGTTAGCAAACATTGTTCTTAAGAAGGTAGCGTAA
- the atpD gene encoding F0F1 ATP synthase subunit beta encodes MKGNIIQVMGPVVDVEFDGYLPEINEAIEVTLADANKDRLVLEVAAHIGDSRVRTIAMDMTEGLQRGQECTAQGGPIQVPVGEAVLGRIFNVIGDPVDEGEAIPEDTTRWSIHRAAPTFEEQSTKTEMFETGIKVVDLLAPYSKGGKVGLFGGAGVGKTVIIMELIHNVAFKHSGYSVFAGVGERTREGNDLYYEMKDSNVLDKVALCYGQMSEPPGARNRIALTGLTMAEYFRDEKGLDVLMFVDNIFRFAQSGSEMSALLGRIPSAVGYQPTLASEMGKLQERITSTNKGSITSVQAVYVPADDLTDPAPASVFAHLDATTVLNRKIAEKGIYPAVDPLDSTSRILSADILGEEHYAVARGVQSVLQKYKDLQDIIAILGMDELSEEDKLVVARARKIERFLSQPFFVAEVFTGSPGKYVELKDTIEGFKGILDGKYDDIPEMAFYMVGGIDEVLAKAEGMK; translated from the coding sequence ATGAAAGGTAATATTATTCAGGTAATGGGTCCAGTAGTTGACGTAGAGTTCGACGGATACTTACCAGAAATTAATGAAGCAATCGAAGTTACATTAGCAGATGCTAATAAAGACAGATTAGTTCTTGAGGTTGCTGCACACATTGGAGATAGCAGAGTTAGAACTATTGCTATGGATATGACTGAAGGTTTACAAAGAGGTCAAGAGTGTACTGCACAAGGTGGACCAATTCAAGTTCCAGTTGGAGAAGCTGTACTTGGAAGAATTTTTAACGTAATTGGTGATCCAGTTGATGAAGGTGAAGCAATTCCTGAAGATACAACTAGATGGTCAATCCACAGAGCTGCTCCAACATTTGAAGAGCAATCTACAAAAACAGAAATGTTTGAAACAGGTATCAAAGTAGTTGATTTACTTGCACCATATTCAAAAGGTGGTAAAGTTGGACTATTCGGTGGTGCTGGTGTTGGTAAAACAGTTATTATTATGGAGCTTATCCATAATGTTGCGTTCAAACACTCTGGGTACTCAGTATTTGCTGGTGTTGGTGAAAGAACAAGAGAAGGTAATGACCTTTACTACGAAATGAAAGACTCTAATGTACTTGATAAAGTTGCATTATGTTATGGTCAAATGAGTGAGCCTCCAGGTGCAAGAAATAGAATTGCATTAACTGGTCTTACTATGGCTGAGTACTTCAGAGATGAAAAAGGTCTTGATGTACTTATGTTCGTTGATAACATCTTTAGATTTGCACAATCAGGTTCTGAGATGTCAGCATTATTAGGAAGAATTCCTTCAGCGGTTGGTTATCAACCAACACTTGCTTCAGAAATGGGTAAATTACAAGAAAGAATTACTTCAACTAATAAAGGTTCAATTACTTCTGTTCAAGCTGTTTATGTACCAGCAGATGACTTAACTGACCCGGCTCCTGCTTCAGTTTTTGCTCACTTAGATGCTACAACAGTACTTAACAGAAAAATTGCAGAAAAAGGTATCTACCCAGCGGTTGATCCACTAGATTCAACTTCAAGAATCTTAAGTGCAGATATCTTAGGTGAAGAGCACTATGCAGTAGCAAGAGGTGTTCAATCAGTACTTCAAAAATATAAAGATTTACAAGATATTATTGCAATTCTTGGTATGGATGAGTTATCTGAAGAAGATAAATTAGTTGTTGCTAGAGCTAGAAAAATTGAAAGATTCTTATCTCAACCATTCTTCGTTGCAGAAGTATTTACAGGTTCTCCTGGTAAATATGTTGAGTTAAAAGACACTATTGAAGGATTCAAAGGAATCTTAGATGGTAAATATGACGATATTCCAGAAATGGCATTCTATATGGTTGGTGGAATTGACGAGGTTTTAGCAAAAGCTGAAGGAATGAAATAA
- a CDS encoding ParB/RepB/Spo0J family partition protein, with protein sequence MALGRGLGELLGEVETAYTNSNSNNTNHYNNSIMELSVDLIKPNPNQPRKIFDEDKLRELSDSIVEHGLLQPVTVREDGKGGYILVAGERRLRAHKLANLDTIKATIIDIEEFKLRELALIENIQRDDLNIIELAYSYAQLINEHAITHEELAKRVFKSRTSITNTLRLLQLSSYVQQMLANNKISAGHGKIMLGLDEDLQKKVADSIYGQKLSVRETENLVRELKSNKDSEDKKPSKKQKKVYDFKPLEKAIENLQKSDLKVKAEKNYFKIEIRSQEDIEKISNYFGNTF encoded by the coding sequence ATGGCGTTAGGTAGAGGATTAGGTGAATTATTAGGTGAAGTTGAGACAGCATATACTAACTCAAATAGTAATAATACAAATCATTACAATAATTCTATTATGGAATTAAGTGTAGATTTAATTAAACCAAACCCTAACCAACCAAGAAAAATATTTGATGAAGATAAATTAAGAGAGTTAAGCGATTCAATTGTTGAACATGGACTATTACAACCTGTTACTGTTAGAGAAGATGGTAAAGGTGGTTATATTCTTGTTGCAGGGGAAAGAAGACTAAGAGCCCATAAATTAGCAAATTTGGATACAATAAAAGCAACAATTATCGATATTGAAGAGTTCAAATTAAGAGAACTTGCACTTATTGAAAATATTCAAAGAGATGATTTAAATATTATTGAATTAGCTTACTCTTATGCACAACTTATTAACGAACACGCTATTACTCACGAAGAGTTAGCAAAAAGAGTATTCAAAAGTAGAACATCTATAACAAACACTTTAAGATTATTACAATTATCGTCTTATGTACAACAAATGTTAGCAAACAATAAAATCTCTGCTGGACATGGTAAAATTATGTTAGGACTTGATGAAGATTTACAAAAGAAAGTTGCTGATTCAATTTATGGACAAAAGCTTTCTGTTAGAGAAACTGAAAATCTTGTTAGAGAATTAAAATCAAATAAAGATAGTGAAGATAAAAAACCTTCTAAAAAACAGAAAAAAGTTTATGACTTTAAACCTTTAGAAAAAGCTATTGAAAATCTACAAAAATCTGATTTAAAAGTTAAAGCTGAAAAAAACTATTTTAAGATAGAAATTAGGTCTCAAGAGGACATTGAGAAAATTTCTAACTACTTTGGTAACACTTTTTAA
- the atpG gene encoding ATP synthase F1 subunit gamma, translating to MANLKEIKLKIGSVKNTQKTTKAMKLVSSAKLTRTRQLSEQSRSYAKKINAVLSEIANRVSNVQDGGNTNKAFIPVENPKTVDLVFVTADKGLCGGFNMATIKTVSKLAAEYKAKGANVRYRVAGRKGVDYFTFQGEELAQKVSDLSSAPDYDRAAEFIGEVVKDFQNGETDKVILVYNGFLNMLTQEIRVTELLPISLDNVEVSENETSMLEIEPDDDEEVLEELTGKYIDFNMYYSLIDSLAAEHSARMQAMEAATNNAKDRVNSLTVEYNKARQAAITTELIEIISGVEALK from the coding sequence ATGGCTAACTTAAAAGAGATAAAATTAAAAATTGGAAGTGTTAAAAACACTCAGAAGACTACAAAAGCTATGAAGCTTGTATCTTCTGCAAAACTTACTAGAACTAGACAATTGTCTGAACAATCTAGAAGTTATGCAAAGAAGATTAATGCAGTACTTTCTGAGATCGCAAACAGAGTTAGCAATGTTCAAGATGGGGGAAATACTAATAAAGCATTTATCCCAGTTGAGAACCCAAAAACTGTTGATTTAGTTTTTGTAACTGCTGACAAAGGTCTTTGTGGTGGTTTTAACATGGCAACAATTAAAACAGTTAGTAAACTTGCAGCTGAGTATAAAGCAAAAGGTGCAAATGTAAGATATAGAGTAGCTGGAAGAAAAGGTGTTGATTATTTTACTTTCCAAGGTGAAGAATTAGCTCAAAAAGTTTCAGACTTATCTTCTGCTCCTGATTATGATAGAGCTGCTGAGTTTATTGGTGAAGTAGTTAAAGATTTCCAAAATGGTGAAACTGATAAAGTAATATTAGTTTACAATGGATTCTTGAATATGCTTACTCAAGAGATTAGAGTAACAGAGCTATTACCAATTAGCTTAGATAATGTTGAAGTTTCTGAAAATGAAACATCTATGTTAGAGATAGAACCAGATGATGATGAAGAAGTGTTAGAAGAATTAACAGGTAAATATATTGATTTCAATATGTATTACTCATTAATCGATTCTTTAGCAGCAGAGCACTCTGCTAGAATGCAAGCTATGGAAGCTGCAACTAATAATGCAAAAGATAGAGTTAACTCTTTAACAGTTGAATATAATAAAGCTAGACAAGCTGCAATTACAACAGAGCTGATAGAGATTATCAGTGGTGTTGAAGCATTAAAATAA
- the atpC gene encoding ATP synthase F1 subunit epsilon produces MDTLKLSIVAPNGLIFSDDVKSVTLPGKEGEFGVLPGHASLVSSLTVGVIIIEKAGSTDAVAINWGHVKVSESSVDVLVDGAVALTSGADSEIAKNIEAAKDLVNSVKDANVSLAAVEAKINSFA; encoded by the coding sequence ATGGATACATTAAAATTATCGATAGTTGCACCAAATGGTCTAATTTTTAGTGATGATGTAAAAAGCGTTACTCTACCTGGAAAAGAGGGTGAGTTTGGTGTCCTTCCAGGACACGCGTCTTTAGTATCATCATTAACAGTTGGCGTAATTATTATTGAAAAAGCAGGTTCAACAGATGCAGTGGCTATTAACTGGGGACACGTAAAAGTTTCTGAAAGCTCTGTAGATGTTTTAGTTGATGGAGCAGTAGCACTTACTTCAGGTGCTGACTCTGAAATCGCTAAAAATATTGAAGCTGCAAAAGACTTAGTAAACTCTGTTAAAGATGCAAATGTATCATTAGCAGCAGTAGAAGCTAAAATTAATTCATTTGCATAG
- the atpA gene encoding F0F1 ATP synthase subunit alpha has product MGAKIQADEISSIIKERIDNFELNVDVNETGKIISFADGIAQVYGLKNVMAGELVEFENGERGLASNLEESSVGVVVLGSGDGLREGSSCKRLGKLLETPVGEAMVGRVVNALGDPIDGKGAIESSESRFVEEKAPGIMARKSVHEPLQTGIKAIDALVPIGRGQRELIIGDRQTGKSTVAIDTILNQKGEDVVCIYVAIGQKASSVASVVRTLEDSGAMDYTIVVNAGASESSALQFLAPYTGVTIGEYFRDNGKHALIVYDDLSKHAVAYREMSLLLRRPPGREAFPGDVFYLHSRLLERAAKMSDENGAGSMTALPIIETQAGDVAAYIPTNVISITDGQIFLETNLFNSGIRPAINVGLSVSRVGGAAQIKATKQVAGTLKLSLAQFRELEAFAQFASDLDESTRKELELGQRMVEVLKQGVNKPLVIEKQIVIIYAGTKGYLNDVAVGDVVKYEDELHTFIEQKYANILDDIKSKKKLDDETETALKAALEEFKTVFNAK; this is encoded by the coding sequence ATGGGTGCAAAAATTCAAGCAGACGAAATCAGTTCTATCATAAAAGAGAGAATTGATAACTTTGAATTAAATGTAGATGTAAATGAAACAGGTAAAATCATCTCTTTTGCAGATGGTATTGCTCAAGTTTATGGTCTTAAAAATGTTATGGCTGGGGAGCTTGTAGAGTTTGAAAATGGTGAGAGAGGTCTTGCTTCAAACTTAGAAGAGTCTTCAGTTGGTGTTGTTGTACTTGGATCTGGAGATGGTCTTAGAGAAGGTTCTTCTTGTAAAAGATTAGGTAAACTTCTAGAGACTCCAGTTGGTGAAGCTATGGTAGGTAGAGTTGTAAATGCTCTAGGTGACCCAATTGATGGTAAAGGTGCTATTGAATCTTCTGAATCAAGATTTGTTGAAGAAAAAGCTCCTGGAATCATGGCTAGAAAATCAGTACATGAACCACTACAAACTGGTATTAAAGCAATTGATGCACTAGTTCCAATAGGAAGAGGTCAAAGAGAGCTTATTATTGGTGATAGACAAACTGGTAAATCTACAGTTGCTATTGATACAATTCTTAACCAAAAAGGTGAAGATGTTGTTTGTATTTATGTTGCAATTGGTCAAAAAGCTTCTTCTGTTGCTTCTGTTGTTAGAACTTTAGAAGACTCTGGTGCTATGGACTATACAATTGTTGTAAATGCAGGTGCTTCTGAATCTTCAGCATTACAATTCTTAGCTCCTTATACAGGTGTTACTATTGGTGAGTATTTTAGAGATAACGGTAAACATGCGTTAATCGTTTATGATGATTTATCAAAACATGCGGTTGCATATAGAGAGATGTCTTTATTATTAAGAAGACCTCCAGGTAGAGAGGCATTCCCAGGGGATGTATTCTATCTACACTCAAGATTATTAGAAAGAGCTGCTAAAATGTCTGATGAAAATGGTGCTGGGTCTATGACTGCATTACCAATTATTGAGACACAAGCAGGAGACGTTGCGGCATATATTCCAACAAACGTTATTTCTATTACAGATGGTCAAATTTTCCTTGAAACAAACCTATTTAACTCAGGTATTAGACCTGCAATTAACGTTGGTTTATCAGTATCAAGGGTTGGTGGTGCTGCACAAATTAAAGCTACTAAACAAGTTGCTGGTACATTAAAATTATCACTTGCTCAGTTTAGAGAGTTAGAAGCATTTGCACAGTTCGCATCAGATCTTGATGAGTCTACTAGAAAAGAGTTAGAACTTGGTCAAAGAATGGTTGAAGTACTTAAACAAGGTGTTAATAAACCATTAGTTATTGAAAAACAAATTGTAATTATTTATGCTGGTACTAAAGGTTACTTAAATGATGTAGCTGTTGGTGATGTTGTTAAATATGAAGATGAGTTACACACTTTCATTGAGCAAAAATATGCAAATATTTTAGATGACATTAAATCTAAGAAAAAATTAGATGATGAAACAGAAACAGCATTAAAAGCTGCATTAGAAGAGTTTAAAACTGTTTTTAATGCTAAATAA
- a CDS encoding F0F1 ATP synthase subunit delta gives MNDLIAKRYVKALLDGRDVESATAICNDLKTISAAFCDEKFNSILASSEVKSTEKVELVISFLEKSSDELSNFIKLLGTNKRLDLIPAIVTELETKIAKMNNTYTGVVYTNKELTTDYVSSIEKQFSKKFDVKLTLSQNVCDYDGIKVDIDSLGVEISFSKERLKSQMIDHILKAV, from the coding sequence ATGAATGATTTAATAGCAAAAAGATATGTAAAAGCATTATTGGATGGTAGAGATGTAGAGTCTGCAACTGCTATTTGTAATGATTTAAAAACTATCTCAGCAGCATTTTGTGATGAGAAGTTTAATTCAATACTTGCTTCATCTGAAGTTAAAAGTACTGAAAAAGTAGAATTGGTTATTTCATTTTTAGAAAAAAGTAGTGATGAGTTAAGTAACTTTATCAAACTACTTGGAACAAATAAAAGATTAGATCTAATTCCAGCAATTGTAACTGAATTAGAAACAAAAATCGCTAAAATGAATAATACATATACAGGTGTAGTTTACACTAACAAAGAATTAACTACTGACTATGTTTCTTCAATTGAGAAACAATTTAGTAAAAAATTTGATGTTAAGTTAACACTATCACAAAATGTTTGTGATTATGATGGTATCAAAGTAGATATTGATTCTCTTGGTGTTGAGATTTCGTTCTCTAAAGAGAGACTTAAATCACAAATGATTGATCATATTTTAAAAGCAGTTTAG
- a CDS encoding biopolymer transporter ExbD translates to MYDYNQKPDLNITPLVDIMLVLLAILMVTAPVIEFEEPINLPKGSASKQIQAVKKIDIVVTKNRKVLINKKRYDLENFSDNFLLFAKGKDRKTPIHIRAEKSLIYDDIMHVLKSVKEAGFYKVALITDG, encoded by the coding sequence GTGTACGATTACAATCAAAAACCTGATTTAAATATTACACCATTAGTTGATATTATGCTAGTACTTTTAGCAATATTAATGGTAACTGCCCCTGTGATTGAGTTTGAAGAACCAATTAATCTTCCTAAAGGAAGTGCCTCAAAACAAATTCAAGCTGTAAAAAAAATTGATATAGTAGTAACTAAAAATAGGAAAGTATTGATAAATAAAAAAAGATACGATTTAGAAAATTTTTCTGATAACTTTTTACTTTTTGCAAAGGGTAAAGACAGAAAAACTCCTATCCATATTCGAGCAGAAAAAAGTTTAATTTATGATGATATAATGCATGTTTTAAAATCAGTAAAAGAGGCTGGTTTTTATAAAGTTGCATTAATAACTGATGGATAA
- a CDS encoding MotA/TolQ/ExbB proton channel family protein, which translates to MIDTALNYLNNGSAITLLVLLTLSFYFIICFWLFIYRFLSLKSLIFNERKSLDDLTSRSATLSPMSSLNKCSNSVHTKEILHACEINIIKDASSGITWLSIIASTSPFVGLFGTVVGILESFAKFSNESKVGFSVIAPAISEALVATAAGIFVAIFAYTFHQILVRKVYELNTYLKAQSQILIAKG; encoded by the coding sequence ATGATTGATACAGCTTTAAATTATTTAAATAATGGCAGTGCAATAACACTTTTAGTGTTATTGACACTATCATTTTACTTCATTATATGTTTCTGGCTTTTTATTTATAGATTTTTATCTTTAAAATCTTTAATATTTAACGAAAGAAAATCTTTGGATGATTTAACATCTAGAAGTGCAACACTTAGTCCAATGTCTTCTTTAAATAAATGTTCAAACTCTGTACATACGAAAGAGATATTACATGCTTGTGAGATTAATATTATAAAAGATGCTAGTAGTGGTATTACTTGGTTATCTATTATTGCATCAACTTCACCATTTGTTGGTCTTTTTGGAACAGTAGTTGGTATATTAGAATCTTTCGCAAAGTTTTCAAATGAATCGAAAGTTGGATTTTCTGTTATTGCTCCTGCAATAAGTGAAGCATTAGTTGCAACAGCAGCTGGTATTTTTGTAGCTATATTTGCTTATACTTTTCATCAAATATTAGTAAGAAAAGTTTATGAGTTAAATACTTATTTAAAGGCACAATCTCAAATTTTAATTGCTAAAGGTTAA